ACGGCGACTGTTACGAGTTTTTACATCTCCCCCATCAGAGCCATCATGGCTTGGGCCGGTGTTTTTCCAGATCCGCTGACTCCATTGGCGGCTGCCGCATCTGGCTGATCCTGAGAGGGCATggcccctgccatgtagatggtgacctgGCGAGGTGGCTCTTGATGTCCTTCAGATATCGCCGCTGCGGGGAAACTCCCAAGCCCTCCGTTATAGAGAGGGCAAATTGAATTCGTGTCTCTCATGGACAACTTGTCATCAGAATTAACAGGGGTGTACCCATCAGTCACCGGCTCATCTGGGAGGTTGACCCCGTGCGTGAAACCAACGAAAACGCGACGTCGCCCGATCTGACGCTGGGATGGTTGATTTTGGCGGTAaagacgtgaatcttgccgaagggggcccggtaaccagattcgatcaaaCGGTCCTCGGGACCCCAGCTCGAATTGTCGATGTAGCACTTTCCACAGCGGCTCTTGGTCATGAGACCAACCGCGTAGCTCTCGAAccatggaagggctccctttgataactcaactccatcgtgcgctggccccacgatgggcgccaggtgtcgtggttttgtcacaacagatgtcctcgtgaaaggacttagtgatgaggccatcgcaactatgtggcgactcaaaggggttgatcgggaacgagatatgattttacccaggttcggcccctccgatggaggtaaaagcctacgtcctactttgtgtgtattgatgatgaaatcgattacaagggtgcggattcgcctgacctagctctcgattgattgtaacttaagtccATCGGCctttgggactcgcctttatatacaggtcgagaccctaggcTTACAAGAGTTCGGGTGACCTTATGATTCATGACCCgatatgtctctaactcgccttgctcctCTAGCAAGGAATCTCCTGGCGACCTTCTACCTTATGGTCCTTGAGTCGCCATCTTCATGTCCTGGGCCACGCTGGCTCACCTTGGTAAACTTCCTTGCGCCTCATGTCTTGTATGTCAGGGCCCATCTTGAGTATGAACATTGAGCCGCCATCATCTTGACCCGGCCTCATAGGGTGAGTCATATGGCGGGATAACATCCCCAacagtgagtgaggctagtcctgtgtggacggaccgcttcttcatggaccccttgtggatggagccctccatggactctcgcaaccgttaccctgcgtgggttgaagtcttcactaacatggacgtacgatagcatcacctatcggaaccatgccaaaaaaatcatcgtttcaacttctttgcgtttgatctttctAAAccttactccttactacatgtgcaatgtctttactttccactgtcatatttgttgactagcatgtgtaggatgcactagacttgttagaattgctaaaatccgccaaccattaaaattggaaaaaaggctaggattttaatttatgcaactaGTCTACCACACACACACCcctccctctagacacctcttctatcgatcccacacATATGCATTTGATAGTTAAACAAATTATTAAAGAAAGCAATATTtatcatatgcaaggaagaaggacgAAACATTCACAATTCAAACATCAAGAGCGGTAATTGAGTATCATATTGTGATGCAAACATTTAAGTATAACCCTCTTCCTATGCATATACATTTTATAGTTAAACAAATTATCAAAGAAAGCAATATTTAGcgtatgcaaggaagaaggatGAAACATTAACAATTCGAACATCAAGAGAGGTAATTGAGTATCATGATGATTTCTGAGCTAGTCGTGTCGGGTTTTTTACCGTCCCAGCCCGACATGGTTTTATGGGATctcctagagatgctcttacacaTTTTATGACCGGTGACAAGatccagaaaaaaaaaaggaaaactcgtCCGCTCCATAAAAATGGACTTGGATGAGTAGTCAAAAATAAAACCAAGCTAAACCTATATCTAATCACTAGCAGTGAGTTGTCCAACCTGCAATCAAGAGGCTGGAGAAACAGCTCTTCACCTTCTGTGGGACTGCAATTTTGCACAACAATGCCGGGACACGTTGATTCCCCATAGGAAGAAAGGCACTTCCATATATGAAGAGACTAACCTAGCGGCAGGACATCTTCCCAGGCAGTTCTCAACTGAGATCGTTATTCCGATGTTGGAACATTTGGAAACAAAGAAATGAAACTATCTTGAGAGGGATTCCACACACACTTCAATCTTGACGCTTTCATCTGAAACAAGATCTTCTTCTTTTGCAGCACAAATTAAAGGACAAGCACTCTCAGAGTTTTAAACTTTGGCTGCAAAATAACTTCTAACTAATTAGAATGTTTGATAGAGCTAGCAATAGATAGAAGTCCTCAgagactttttcttttgttttatttgtatTTATTGGTTTTATTAATGAAAAAGTTATATCGTAGAACGATTGTTCTACGGTTTCGGGTCAAAAAAAAGGAGTGAGTTGTCCTGATGGTTGGAGCTTTGATTCCCATTATGCCTTTATTTCAAGAGAAACTGTAGTGAAGGAAAAAAAAGGTCATTGATTTTCAATGGAAAGGGGGAAAAAGGTGCAAGAGAAAACTTCCTAAGTTGTCATCGGTtttcaaaagaaaggaaaaaaaaggttaAAGAGATACAGTTGTTTTTAACGGAAATGGATAAAAGTTCGCTAGTGGAGGAGCGGATCGCCCGGGGGCATGCGATGTAGATTGTTGACTACCGTTCGGGTTGGTTGCAATTTTCCGATTGCTCAGTAATTTTCTATTCTTCTACAACCTATTAGCTAATTTTCCTCTCCATAcaacaatgccacatcatcaagtcataaCAATGCCACATAATTTTCCGATTGCTCAGTAattttctattcttaaatagctacAACCCATTAGCTAATTTTTCTCTCCATAcaacaatgccacatcatcaagtcataacaatgccacatcatcaagtcatgcatgaaGTCTTAAGTTACTTTTTCcattaatctcttcatgcaaaacATGTCACCTCATGTATTATTTTTTCGAGGGAATTAAGTCATGTAAAAAATTATATTTATTTTTGCATTAGTTTTAGTATTCTACCACTTATCCATACATTCTCTGACAAGGTTTCTGCCGCAATGGGCAGGGCATCGTCTAGTATATACGGTGAACAAGTTTCTCTCCCCAAAGAGCATTTTCTAAAATGTATTTTCTATTTGTAATATAGTTTAAAAATATCTGGTTCCTAAAAACAACTGTCATTTTTTTGGGTAAAACCCCAACTAAAAAACCGAAGAAAAAATAGAATTCCAAGTCACGGGTAGAGTGGCCGACCAATCGCGCTGGCTTTCGGCGAAGGCTCCCCTGTTTCCTGTTTGAAGCCTACAGGCGTGAGCTCTCACTACAAGCGAGGTACAGGCGCTCCCTTCTTCTAGTGCCAGTTGAAATTAGATATAATTTTCTTAGTTTGGCTTGGGCTTTGAATTCTTGGGAAGCAGTTCGGAAAGCAAAGCCAGCAGATAAGATGTTCCAAACAGCAAATATACAGCTCATTTTCAAACAACGGTTAGCCAAACTAACGAGCCCAAGTACATGAACcttttgatgttactactacaaCATAATTGATGCAACAGCTGCAAGTTAAATGTCTTAATTACTTGAGAACCGATCTGTGATTAATACAACATTACTACAGCATCATACAGTTAGTGAGGCACCATTATCTTCCAGTGAAAGGCTTAGAATCATTGTAGCTGCCTTGGGTGCCCTGACAAACAGCACAAATCGTCTGGTTAATCTGATTAGTGCTCCTGATTATAAGCTGTAACTGAAGCACGATAGTTTGAATGCGAAAAACGCAAGTTGTAGACAAGAAACCAGATGTAGATGTATCATAGCTCTAAATCTAGCAAATAATAGCTGGCTACTAAAGATTCAATACTTAAACAGTTTGTTTTTAACAGTGTGCTCAACAGTATGTCCTTTGCCTCAATGGCATATTCAGGAGTGGAATGTGTACTTTACTTAAACAAAATACATTTAACCTCTGAAACATTAGTATGACTATGGATGATGTACTGCTGGAATGTGGACACAGCAGCATGAGTCAAGAAATAGCATGGGAGATTGATCCAATAGACTACTCAGCGGACACTAATGTgttgctaattatgttattttccaTGCCTCGTGTTAATTTGTACAGTCGAGGAAGTGGGCAAACAGAACTCTACATAGATTTACCATTGCTCAGTAGATTGGTATAACGCAGCTGAACTTCCAAAGCATGAAGTAAGCATGTCGGTATTCACAACACCAGGGCTAAGAGCAATTGCTGCCAATCCAGGAGGTAACTCCTTTGCTAACGAACGTGTTAAACCTTCAATAGCCCACTTTGAAGCACAATATGGAGCAACCTGAAACAACGTTACCCAGTTTGGTATATAATGAAGATCTCACAGTTACCAAATATAACCAGTATCAGCACAGCCTTTCATTTTGCCCTACCTCTGCAGCAGCAGACCTTCCCCAACCAGAGGATAAATTGATTATCATCCCATGTTTCTTCTGTATCATAAGTGGTACAAAATGGCGAAGTACATTTGCTGTTCCTTTAATATTTGTATCAACCACCGTATCAAATTCTTCTGCTGGAACATTCCACGTTTTGTTATTCTTGTTTATCGTACCAGCATTGTTTACTGCAGCAATCTCTGAATAGTTAGACTTCTGGAGAAATCACGTTTCATGTATAATAGAATGGAATTACAAATATGTGATTTCACAATCAACTTTAAGCAAGAAAAGTGATTATTTTCATATAGTTCCAGATGGCTTAAAGTGCACATTTGTAGAGCAGAAAGTATAGCAAACCTATGATATCGGGAATTTGCTTCCTTTCCACAACAGCCTTTGCCAGTTCACCCATGCTGCTGTCAGACCTCTATAAAGAAGCAGAATAGAAATTATTTCAACATAGGATGCAAGTGAGAAAATAGACCACTTTGCTTATAGCAAACCTAAATGCACCATTCATATTTCATAAACTGTAGTGCTACTGACATTAATGTCATGTCGCAATATTCAAACTTAAGTTTATATTTAGTATCACAAGTTCAATATCCCTGCTAAATTTTCCCTTAACTGAAATCTTCAATGAAAGAAAGAAGACTGCTCACATGACGTGTGAATTCTTGATACTTTTGAGACAAATGAGCTCATTAGCCTCTGTAATATCAATAACTGTCCAGCAACTATCATATAGTGTAAAAATGAAAGTAGAAAGTTAGCAACCATGACCAGAATTAGAATACTGGGATTGCCTGGTATTGTTAGTCCTAGAGCCAAACAGACCCATTGTCAACTCATGACCACCACGGTTTGACTTCTCCATGCATCTTTCTTCTCAGCCACCAAATCAATGGAACCTATCAAACTCCTAACTCACAAGATAAAATAGCCTAATCAGCATGACCTGCTGTCTTGCCATCCTGCTGTCTTCTGCAAGCACGCGGATCCCCCAATCTGGCAACGCCGAGGCCTCCAGCGAGGCGATCGGCTGTCCACACAGCTTTTCATCCTTGCCGTTGACGTGCTCGGGTGATTGATCAAGCGTGCGGTCTCCCTTGGCATC
This genomic stretch from Hordeum vulgare subsp. vulgare chromosome 6H, MorexV3_pseudomolecules_assembly, whole genome shotgun sequence harbors:
- the LOC123402851 gene encoding NADPH-dependent pterin aldehyde reductase isoform X1 → MTAGPKSGGGGAAAARAAAAGPRTVLITGISRGLGRALALELARRGHAVVGCGRSADPIRSLEAEMGSPSRHFLTVADVRSDSSMGELAKAVVERKQIPDIIVNNAGTINKNNKTWNVPAEEFDTVVDTNIKGTANVLRHFVPLMIQKKHGMIINLSSGWGRSAAAEVAPYCASKWAIEGLTRSLAKELPPGLAAIALSPGVVNTDMLTSCFGSSAALYQSTEQWAPKAATMILSLSLEDNGASLTV
- the LOC123402851 gene encoding NADPH-dependent pterin aldehyde reductase isoform X2, whose product is MTAGPKSGGGGAAAARAAAAGPRTVLITGISRGLGRALALELARRGHAVVGCGRSADPIRSLEAEMGSPSRHFLTVADVRSDSSMGELAKAVVERKQIPDIIVNNAGTINKNNKTWNVPAEEFDTVVDTNIKGTANVLRHFVPLMIQKKHGMIINLSSGWGRSAAAEVAPYCASKWAIEGLTRSLAKELPPGLAAIALSPGVVNTDMLTSCFGSSAALYQSTEQ